The Candidatus Micropelagos thuwalensis genome has a window encoding:
- the mfd gene encoding transcription-repair coupling factor has translation MSTQSIELNRIIDNPPQSFSGVADGYDALILADYCRALSAAGKPGLLHIARDAGKREELETLLAFFAPDITVLSLPAWDCLPYDRVGPGQTVMSQRMSTLASLANLKEYNTPYILLTSINAVLQKFPARDIISKQSFSARVGDSVDINDLLLFLSENGFIKNSLVMEQGDFAMRGSIVDLYPPGEDKPFRLDFFGETLETIRVFEPESQRSLDNREEINLYQASEIRLDDETVTRFRQGYIKQFGPATSRDQLYEAVSDKRRHQGMEHWLPLFHENLESIFDHCGDMKVTMDHLAQNAADVRFEQINDYYEARYQALEMALKNETSALHPLPPEYLYMSQDDWEDAKKRLSPITITPFETDNSSQTAESMSFGAREGRNFTAERNRENINIFNVLSDYINSLIKDNKKVLITSWSAGASERLSNMLADNNLTQLTQVNSWNSFAKLPDDQAGIGVLPLETGFEANNIVVITEQDVFGDRLVKRKATKKAANFITEASTLSKGDLVVHVDHGVARFEGLETITVSSSPHDCLKLVYYGDDRLYLPVENIDLLSRYGPDDVGAQLDRLGTANWQTRKARLKNKLRDIADELIKIAAARELREGRVFEVDNKLYETFCARFPYNETDDQLESIEAVIEDFASGRPMDRLICGDVGFGKTEVALRAAFIVAMSGAQTAIIAPTTLLARQHAKTFRERFEGLPIEIREMSRLVGQKEITTVKQELKDGKIDIVIGTHALLSKEVELQNPGLVIIDEEQRFGVKHKEQLKKLKSEIHVLTLSATPIPRTLQLALTGVRDLSLIATPPVDRLAVRTYVTPFDPVIVREALLREKYRAGQSFFICPHITNLDEITKFLTENVPEVNFITAHGQMAGKELESRMTAFYDGQYDVLVSTSIIESGLDIPSANTMIIHNAHLFGLAQLYQMRGRVGRSKLRAYAYITYDDQKPLTGPAEKRLKVLQSLDSLGAGFTLASHDLDLRGAGNVLGEEQSGHIKEVGYELYQSMLEEAVALQKGVAHEESWSPQINIDTPVLLPETYIEDFELRMAMYRRLSNLLEPEQVDGFAIELIDRFGSLPDETENLLQVVIVKTLCRKAGIEKIDVGNKGVIMTFRNNEFANPAGLVDYLSQHASHAKLRPDHSIVFRMNWKPDDERLGPTRKIIEQLVDLVSADTVA, from the coding sequence TTGTCTACACAGTCCATTGAATTAAATAGAATAATTGATAATCCACCTCAAAGTTTTTCGGGGGTGGCAGATGGGTATGATGCGCTCATTTTAGCTGATTATTGTCGCGCGCTCTCAGCTGCGGGTAAACCCGGCCTTTTACATATTGCCCGTGACGCAGGGAAACGCGAAGAACTTGAAACTTTGCTGGCTTTTTTTGCGCCTGATATCACTGTTTTATCACTCCCCGCATGGGATTGCTTGCCATATGATCGTGTTGGGCCTGGGCAAACTGTGATGTCACAACGCATGTCGACATTGGCAAGCCTTGCAAATCTAAAAGAATACAATACCCCTTATATTTTGCTTACAAGCATCAATGCTGTTTTGCAAAAGTTTCCAGCCAGAGACATTATCTCGAAGCAAAGTTTTTCAGCGCGTGTCGGCGATAGTGTAGATATAAATGATCTGCTTTTGTTTTTGTCAGAAAATGGATTCATAAAAAATTCATTAGTAATGGAGCAGGGGGATTTCGCCATGAGGGGGAGCATTGTTGATTTGTATCCACCTGGCGAAGACAAACCATTTCGTTTGGATTTCTTTGGAGAAACACTTGAGACCATTCGGGTATTTGAACCAGAGAGTCAGCGCAGTCTGGACAATCGGGAAGAAATAAACCTTTATCAGGCCAGTGAAATTAGACTTGATGATGAAACGGTAACCCGCTTCCGACAAGGCTATATCAAACAATTTGGGCCAGCAACATCACGCGATCAACTCTATGAAGCCGTATCTGACAAGAGGCGGCATCAAGGTATGGAACATTGGCTCCCTTTATTTCATGAAAATTTGGAGAGTATTTTTGACCATTGCGGGGACATGAAAGTTACCATGGATCATCTCGCCCAAAATGCTGCAGATGTTCGCTTTGAACAAATTAACGATTATTACGAAGCGCGGTATCAGGCGTTAGAAATGGCACTTAAAAATGAAACGTCAGCGTTACATCCGTTGCCGCCTGAATATCTTTATATGTCTCAAGATGACTGGGAGGATGCAAAAAAACGCCTTTCGCCAATCACTATAACGCCATTTGAAACAGATAATTCTTCTCAAACTGCTGAAAGCATGAGTTTTGGCGCGCGAGAGGGGCGCAATTTTACTGCTGAAAGAAATAGAGAAAATATCAATATATTTAATGTATTATCTGATTATATTAATTCTTTAATTAAAGATAATAAAAAAGTTCTGATTACCAGTTGGTCTGCTGGCGCCAGTGAACGACTAAGTAATATGCTTGCAGACAACAATTTAACACAATTAACGCAAGTTAACAGTTGGAACAGCTTTGCAAAATTGCCGGATGATCAAGCCGGTATTGGGGTTTTACCTCTCGAAACCGGATTTGAAGCCAACAACATTGTTGTAATCACCGAGCAAGATGTTTTTGGTGACCGTCTTGTAAAGCGTAAGGCCACCAAAAAAGCCGCTAATTTTATTACAGAAGCAAGCACTTTATCTAAAGGTGACCTTGTTGTGCATGTTGATCATGGGGTTGCACGATTTGAGGGACTAGAGACAATCACAGTATCAAGCTCACCGCATGATTGTCTTAAACTTGTTTACTATGGTGATGACCGGCTTTATTTGCCCGTTGAAAATATTGATTTGTTAAGTCGGTACGGGCCGGATGATGTTGGCGCACAACTCGACAGACTTGGTACAGCGAATTGGCAAACCCGAAAAGCCAGGCTTAAAAATAAACTCCGAGATATTGCCGACGAGCTTATTAAAATTGCTGCAGCGAGAGAATTGCGGGAAGGGCGGGTTTTTGAAGTCGACAATAAGCTTTACGAAACCTTTTGTGCACGTTTCCCTTACAATGAAACGGATGACCAGCTTGAGAGTATTGAGGCCGTCATTGAAGATTTTGCTTCTGGTCGACCGATGGACAGACTTATATGTGGTGATGTTGGCTTTGGTAAAACCGAAGTGGCTTTACGTGCCGCCTTTATCGTGGCCATGTCCGGTGCTCAAACTGCAATCATCGCCCCAACAACTTTACTTGCGCGACAACATGCCAAAACTTTTAGAGAGAGATTTGAGGGCCTACCGATTGAAATTCGTGAAATGTCACGCTTGGTTGGACAGAAAGAAATCACGACTGTCAAACAAGAATTGAAAGACGGTAAAATTGATATCGTAATCGGCACTCATGCACTGTTATCAAAAGAAGTCGAGCTTCAAAATCCCGGTCTTGTTATTATTGATGAAGAGCAACGATTTGGGGTTAAACACAAAGAACAACTTAAAAAACTGAAATCAGAAATTCATGTGCTGACATTATCCGCGACGCCGATACCTCGTACACTTCAACTTGCGTTGACTGGTGTGCGCGATTTGTCTCTTATCGCAACTCCGCCAGTCGACAGACTCGCTGTGAGAACTTATGTAACGCCTTTTGACCCTGTGATTGTAAGAGAAGCTCTGTTACGTGAAAAATATCGCGCCGGACAAAGTTTCTTTATCTGCCCACATATTACCAATCTGGATGAAATCACAAAATTCCTCACAGAAAATGTGCCGGAAGTTAATTTTATCACTGCACATGGTCAAATGGCGGGCAAAGAACTCGAAAGCCGTATGACCGCATTTTATGATGGACAATATGATGTGTTGGTATCGACCTCAATCATTGAAAGCGGACTTGATATTCCGTCCGCAAACACAATGATTATTCACAACGCTCATCTTTTCGGATTAGCGCAACTTTATCAAATGCGCGGACGCGTCGGTCGGTCAAAACTCCGTGCCTATGCGTATATAACCTATGACGATCAAAAACCTTTGACGGGGCCTGCAGAAAAACGGCTTAAAGTTCTGCAATCATTGGACAGTCTTGGTGCCGGATTTACATTAGCCAGCCACGATCTAGATTTGCGCGGTGCTGGTAACGTTTTGGGTGAAGAACAATCCGGTCATATTAAAGAAGTGGGTTATGAACTTTATCAATCAATGCTTGAGGAGGCTGTCGCGCTTCAAAAAGGCGTCGCCCATGAAGAAAGCTGGTCACCACAGATTAACATCGACACACCGGTGCTTCTTCCAGAAACTTATATTGAAGATTTTGAACTTCGTATGGCTATGTATCGTCGTCTTTCCAACCTCCTGGAGCCAGAACAAGTTGACGGCTTTGCCATCGAATTGATTGACCGTTTTGGTTCCCTCCCGGATGAAACAGAAAACCTTCTACAAGTGGTGATTGTTAAAACTCTTTGCCGTAAAGCAGGAATCGAAAAAATTGATGTCGGGAATAAGGGGGTCATTATGACATTCAGAAATAATGAATTTGCTAACCCCGCCGGCCTTGTTGACTATCTATCTCAACATGCTTCTCATGCTAAATTACGGCCTGATCATTCAATAGTTTTTAGAATGAATTGGAAGCCGGATGATGAAAGGTTGGGGCCAACGCGTAAAATTATTGAACAACTTGTTGATTTAGTGTCTGCGGATACTGTTGCTTAA
- a CDS encoding succinate dehydrogenase assembly factor 2 codes for MPTNIATLDDRRKKLYFRSCHRGIKEMDIIFSKFAEQILADLNDEELDDYERILELSDTDLFAWSTGRQELPDALRSPLLDKLLSLKHMT; via the coding sequence ATGCCAACAAATATAGCCACACTTGATGATAGACGTAAAAAACTCTATTTCCGATCCTGTCATCGCGGTATTAAGGAAATGGATATTATATTCTCCAAATTTGCCGAACAAATTCTCGCTGATCTTAATGACGAAGAATTGGATGATTATGAACGGATTCTTGAGCTTTCCGATACAGATTTATTCGCCTGGTCGACAGGACGTCAGGAACTTCCTGATGCGCTGAGATCTCCTTTGCTTGACAAGCTTTTAAGCCTCAAACATATGACTTGA